The sequence below is a genomic window from Bactrocera neohumeralis isolate Rockhampton chromosome 4, APGP_CSIRO_Bneo_wtdbg2-racon-allhic-juicebox.fasta_v2, whole genome shotgun sequence.
AGTGGCGACGTTCACTCACCAAAAATGAGTTATTATTATCTTGTTGTTCTCTACTTTGTCTATGTATACTGCTGTAGCTTTGACGTTCACTAGGGAAAACCGAACTCGATGGCTCCTCGTGCAAGTTTAAAATACTCTTGCGATGAATTTTACCATTCGATGTAAGACTACCTATCTGATTGGAATCGTTAGAAATAGATTTTCGATGAAATACTGAGTTCGTAACGTTCGTATCGGCAGTGAAGTCGCTTCTTCGATGATGAAAATGTTTGGATACTGTAGCAGCTGAAGAACTAGATTTCGTTTTTGACGAGCAGCTTTCAACGGCTGTGGACTTTTGTTGAGTGGTATGTGTTTGATCTGACATAAATTTAGCCGATCCAGCAGCGTTTAGCTTTGCTGATGCGCTCTGCATTTCTCCAAACTTGCATTGGGTGGAGTGTGTTTGACCGGTGACTTCTCCCATTGTTGTACTGGATAATACTCTTTCAGAAGTGTTGCCAATTTTACTAGTTTTGAATTGTGCCGAGGAGGACTCATGCGACGAAGCGTTCATGCGGGTATcaatcattttattttcctttctaATACGATTTTCGGTCATAGAAATTGCCTCGTCGTGTTTATTTTCAACGTTTACAATGTTCTTAACATTGTTGGTCTTTGCAACATTCTCTATGACATTCACTCTCTCTTGTCGTTTAACATATTCTGTTTCTGGTTCTTTCTTAACCCGACCACCTATTACTGTAGTTACCTTTTTCGTCGATACTACTACTAAACCGTCAACGGGTTTATCCGAACTTACATTTGCGGCAGGAATTGCTTGTTTGCCAGAAACAAAGTTCATTTGATTAGTCGTTTTCAAAATGGCGTTATCCTCTCCAAGAGTTATAGATGATTTGTTATGAGAATACTTCGATCGGACAGCCTTTTGTACTACTTTAGTGCTGTCTAATCTTGAACTTTGCTTTTCATTGTAGTCATCTCTTCTGGAAACCTGAAGAGTGCCCTCTAGTTTGAGATTGTCTACTGGACGTTTTACAACCACCTTTTCAGTAgcagttttcaaaagtttagaATCGGTTCTATCTGTAGATGAAATATACATGTGTCCTTCTGGCCTAAGATTATCTTCCGGTTTTACTTGTTTTGGACGCTCAGCCGGCTGATATTGCTGTTTTTCCTTACTGTAGAAAGTGCCTTCAGGTTTAAGGTTATTACGTGGCACAATTTTGTCTGGTCTCTTAACACCCACGTGCTTTTCCGTCTCTGTAAAGGTCATCTCCCCCTCCATTCTTAAATTATCTTTGTGAATGACTCGTCTCACTTTTTCAGCCGGTTTAAATCCGGGTTTATCAGGAGTGTAAAATTCACCCTCCGTTCTTAAATTATCAGAGGGTACAACCTTTTCGGGCCTATTTACATACTGATACTGATTTTTCTCTGCAAACGTCATTTCTCCTTCCATGTGTAAATTATCTTTTCGGACAATGCGTTTTGTTTTCTCGGCGGGCTTGAATGATGTTTTCTCGGGTACGGTAAATTCACCCTCCACTTTTAAATTGTCTTTGGGTTTTTTCACTACAGGTCGTTCACCAGACTTGTATGAAGGCTTCTCCACTTTATAAAATTCGCCTTCAGGTCTTAGGTTATCTGTAGGTTTTATTTGATCCGGCTTTTTAACAAACTCATATTCCGTTTTCTCGGTAAATATAATTTCTCCTTCCGTACGAAGGTTGTCCTTTCTAATAATTCGCTCACTTTTTTCAGCAGGTCTAAACGCAATTTTTTCTGGTACATAAATGTTTCCCTCTGATTTGAGATTATCTTGTGGTTTTTTCGGAACAGGACGTTCGGCGGGTTTATACCCAGGTTTCTCTGGCTTATAAAATTCTCCCTCAGGCCGTAGATTATCTGCATGCTTTACTTGTGACGGTCGCTCACCGTGTCTGAATTTTGGTTTATCGGGAGAATAAAATTCTCCTTCAGGCTTCAAATTATCCTCCGGACGCTTCTGTACGGGACGTTCGGCTGGTTTATACCCAGGCTTCTCTGGTGTATAAAACTCTCCCTCAGGGCGTAGATTGTCTGCATGCTTTACTTGTGATGGACGCTCTCCGGGTTGGAATTTTGGTTTATCGGGAGAATAAAATTCTCCTTCGGGCTTCAAATTATCCTCCGGACGCTTCTGTACAGGACGTTCGGCTGGTTTATACCCTGGTTTCTCTGGTGTATAAAACTCTCCTTCAGGCCGTAGGTTATCTGCATGTTTTACTTGTGATGGCCGCTCTCCGGGTTGGAATTTTGGTTTATCGGGAGAATAAAATTCTCCTTCGGGCTTCAAATTATCTTCCGGACGCTTCTGTACAGGACGTTCCGCTGGTTTATACCCAGGCTTCTCTGGTGTATAAAACTCTCCCTCAGGGCGTAGATTGTCTGCATGCTTTACTTGTGATGGACGCTCTCCGGGTTGGAATTTTGGTTTATCAGGAGAATAAAATTCTCCTTCAGGCTTCAAATTATCCTCCGGACGCTTCTGTACGGGACGTTCGGCTGGTTTATACCCAGGTTTCTCTGGTGTATAAAACTCTCCCTCAGGGCGTAGATTGTCTGCATGCTTTACTTGTGATGGACGCTCTCCTGGTTGGAATTTTGGTTTATCGGGAGAATAAAATTCTCCTTCGGGCTTCAAATTATCCTCCGGACGCTTCTGTACAGGACGTTCGGCTGGTTTATACCCAGGTTTCTCTGGTGTATAAAATTCTCCCTCAGGCCGCAGGTTATCTGCATGCTTTACTTGTGATGGCCGCTCTCCGGGTTGGAATTTTGGTTTATCGGGAGAATAAAATTCTCCTTCAGGCTTCAAATTATCCTCCGGACGCTTCTGTACGGGACGTTCGGCTGGTTTATACCCAGGTTTCTCTGGTGTATAAAACTCTCCCTCAGGGCGTAGATTGTCTGCATGCTTTACTTGTGATGGACGCTCTCCTGGTTGGAATTTTGGTTTATCGGGAGAATAAAATTCTCCTTCGGGCTTCAAATTATCCTCCGGACGCTTCTGTACAGGACGTTCGGCTGGTTTATACCCAGGTTTCTCTGGTGTATAAAATTCTCCCTCAGGCCGTAGGTTATCTGCATGCTTTACTTGTGATGGACGCTCTCCTGGTTGGAATTTTGGTTTATCGGGAGAATAAAATTCTCCTTCAGGCTTCAAATTATCCTCTGGCCGCTTCTGTGTGGGACGTTCGGCCGGTTTATACCCAGGTTTCTGTGGAGTGTAAAATTCTCCTTCTGGCCGAAGATTGTCTACATGTTTCACTTGTGACGGCCGCTCGCCAGGTtggaattttggtttttctggGGTATAAAACTCTCCTTCTGGCTTTAAATTGTCTGTAGGCTTCACTTGCTCTGGCCTGCtaacaaattcatatttttcttttgtttcgaAAGTCATTTCACCTTCAGTGCGTAAGTTATCCTTCCTAATAATACGTTCGACTTTTTCTGCTGGCCTATAACCAGGCTTTCCAGGTGTGTAAAACTCGCCCTCAGGACGTAAGTTATCTTTTGGCTTCTTCTGAGTAGGTCGTTCGGCGGGTATGTAATCGGATTTTTCTGGAGAATAAAACTCGCCTTCTGTTCGAAGATTATCTTCAGGCTTCTTTTGTATTGGACGCTCTGCGGGCCTATAACTTGTTTTCTCAGGTATATAAAACTCACCTTCAGGCTTTAAGTTATCTTCGCGTCTAATAACTAACGGAGTCTCAGCTGCCTGATATTTTGGTTTTTCGGGAGTATAGAAATCACCCTCGGGTTTGAGATTATCAGTGGGTTTAATCTGATCAGGTCTAATGACAAACGTATATTCttcttttctttcaaaattcatttcacCTTCTGAGCGGAGATTGTCTTTCCTTATAATACGTTCAACCTTTTCAGCCGGTTTGTATACTAACTTCTCTGGTACTGTAAACGCACCTTCGGGTCTCAAGTTATCCTCAGGTTTAATTTGAGAAGGTCGTTCTGAAACTTGATACATTGGCTTTTCTGGAGTGTAAAATTCTCCCTCTGGTTTGAGGTTATCAATAGGTTTGACTTGCTCAGGTCTATTAACAAATTGATAATCTTCTTTTACTTCAAATATCATCTCCCCTTCAGTTCGCAAGTTATCTTTTCTTATTATTCGTTCTGTTCTTTCAGCTGGAGTGTAAGTGGTTTTCTCTGGAACAGTGAACTCTCCTTCAGGTCGTAAATTATCAAGAGGTTTTTTTTGAGTTGGCCTCTCCGCCGGCCGGTAACCAGGTTTTTCGGGTGTATAAAATTCACCTTCTGGTTTAAGGTTGTCTTCATGCTTGACTGGAGAAGGCCGATCTGCTGgaacaaaatcgactttttgtGGTTTATAAAACTCCCCGTCCGGTTTCAAATTATCTTCCCGTCTAATAATCAATGGCTTTTCGGCTGGCTGATACTTCGATTTTTCCGGAGCGTAGAATTCGCCTTCCGGTTTTAGATTATCAGTGGGTTTCAATTGCTCTGGCCTAACAACAAACTGATATTCTTCCTTCGTTTCAAAAGTCATCTCACCTTCTGAGCGCAAGTTATCCTTTCTAACAATACGTTCGACTTTTTCCGCTGGTTGGTAAGGTGTTTTCTGCGGAATAGTGAATTCACCTTCTGGTCTTAAATTGTCCTCAGGTTTCTTTGCAATAGGTCGGTCAGCGGACTGGTAGTCTGGTTTATCAGGAGCATAAAACTCTCCCTCCTGTCTCAAATTGTCTTGGGGTTTTTTCTGAGTTGGGCGTTCCGCAGGTTCAAAACCAGGTTTCTCGGGTGTATAGAATTCACCCTCCGGTTTTAAATTATCCTTATGTCGAATTTGCACTGGCTTTTCAGCAGGTTGGTATTTTGGTTTTTCTGGGGTATAGAATTCTCCTTCCGGTCTAAGATTATCTACCGGTTTGACTTGCTCTGGTCTATTTACAAATTGATATTCttctttcttttcaaaaataatttcccCTTCTGAGCGCAAGTTGTCTTTCCTTACTACACGAACAGTTTTTTCGGCgggtttatatatttctttttcggGAATCATGAACTCGCCTTCCGGTCTTAAGTTATCTTCAGGTTTCAATTGAGTAGGTCTTTCAGCAGCCTTAAATTCCTGCTTGTCTGGTACATAAAACTCACCTTCTGGACGCAAATTATCTTCTGGCCGCTTTTGAATTGGACGCTCTGCTGGTGTGAAACCTGGTTTTTGTGGAGTATAGAATTCGCCTTCGGGTTTTAAGTTATCTTCGTGTCTGATTTGTAAAGGTTTTTCAGCTGGCTTATATATTGATTTCTCTGGAGCATAAAACTCGCCTTCTGGCTTTAGATTATCAGTGGGTTTCACTTGATTGGGCCTAATAACAAACTGATATTCTTCTTTTGTTTCGAATGTCATTTCACCTTCTGTGCGTAAATTGTCCTTTCTAATAACACGTTCAATTTTTTCAGCAGGTTTATACATTTCTTTTTCCGGAACAAGAAACTCGCCTTCAGGTTTCAAATTATCTATAGGTTTCTTTTGCGTTGGACGTTCGGCGGGTTGATAAGTGGGTTTCTCGTGTTTATAGAACTCCCCTTCTGGTTTCAAATTGTCTTCTGGGCGTTTCTGAGTTGGACGTTCTGCTGGCCTATATCCAGGTTTTTCTGGAGTGTAAAATTCTCCCTCAGGGCGAAGGTTGTCCTCTGGTCTAACTTGTGTAGGACGTTCTCCTGGTTGAAACTTTGTTTTCTCTGGTGAATAGAAATCACCTTCTGGCTTCAAATTATCTTCCGGCCGTTTCTGAGTTGGACGTTCTGCTGGTCTAAATCCGGGCTTCTCAGGAGTGTAAAATTCGCCTTCGGGTCGCAAATTGTCAGCATGTCGTACTTGAGTGGGACGCTCTCCAGGTTGGAACTTAGGTTTCTCTGGTGAATAGAAATCACCTTCTGGCTTCAAATTATCCTCTGGCCGTTTCTGAGTTGGACGTTCTGCTGGCCTAAATCCAGTTTTTTCTGGAGTGTAAAATTCACCCTCAGGCCTAAGGTTGTCCTCTGGTCTAACTTGTGTGGGACGTTCTCCTGGTTGGAACTTTGTCTTCTCTGGTGTATAGAACTCGCCTTCTGGTCTCAAATTATCTTCCGGTTTCTTCTGAACTGGACGTTCAGCGGGTCTAAATCCAGGTTTTTCGGGAGTGTAAAATTCACCCTCAGGCCTAAGGTTGTCCTCTGGTCTAACTTGTGTGGGACGTTCTCCTGGTTGGAACTTTGTCTTCTCTGGTGTATAGAACTCGCCTTCTGGTCTCAAATTATCTTCTGGCTTCTTTTGAGTTGGACGTTCAGCTGGTCTAAATCCGGGCTTCTCAGGAGTGTAAAATTCGCCTTCGGGTTTCAAATTATCAGCATGTCGTACTTGTGTGGGGCGCTCTCCAGGTTGGAACTTTGGTTTCTCTGGTGAATAGAAATCACCTTCTGGTTTCAAATTATCCTCTGGCCGTTTCTGAGTTGGACGTTCTGCTGGCCTATATCCAGGTTTTTCTGGAGTGTAAAATTCACCCTCAGGCCGAAGGTTGTCCTCTGGTCTAACTTGTGTAGGACGTTCTCCTGGTTgaaactttgttttttctggTGCATAAAACTCTCCTTCTGGTCTCAAATTATCTTCTGGCTTCTTTTGAGTTGGACGTTCAGCTGGTCTAAATCCGGGCTTCTCAGGAGTGTAAAATTCGCCTTCGGGTCGCAAATTATCAGCATGTCGTACTTGAGTGGGACGCTCTCCAGGTTGGAACTTAGGTTTCTCTGGTGAATAGAAATCACCTTCTGGCTTCAAATTATCCTCTGGCCGTTTCTGAGTTGGACGTTCTGCTGGCCTAAATCCAGTTTTTTCTGGAGTGTAAAATTCACCCTCAGGCCTAAGGTTGTCCTCTGGTCTAACTTGTGTGGGACGTTCTCCTGGTTGGAACTTTGTCTTCTCTGGTGTATAGAACTCGCCTTCTGGTCTCAAATTATCTTCCGGTTTCTTCTGAACTGGACGTTCAGCGGGTCTAAATCCAGGTTTTTCGGGAGTGTAAAATTCACCCTCAGGCCTAAGGTTGTCCTCTGGTCTAACTTGTGTGGGACGTTCTCCTGGTTGGAACTTTGTCTTCTCTGGTGTATAGAACTCGCCTTCTGGTCTCAAATTATCTTCTGGTTTCTTTTGAGTTGGACGTTCAGCTGGTCTAAATCCGGGCTTCTCAGGAGTGTAAAATTCGCCTTCGGGTTTCAAATTATCAGCATGTCGTACTTGTGTGGGGCGCTCTCCAGGTTGGAACTTTGGTTTCTCTGGTGAATAGAAATCACCTTCTGGTTTCAAATTATCCTCTGGCCGTTTCTGAGTTGGACGTTCTGCTGGCCTATATCCAGGTTTTTCTGGAGTGTAAAATTCACCCTCAGGCCGAAGGTTGTCCTCTGGTCTAACTTGTGTAGGACGTTCTCCTGGTTgaaactttgttttttctggTGCATAAAACTCTCCTTCTGGTCTCAAATTATCTTCTGGCTTCTTTTGAGTTGGACGTTCAGCTGGTCTAAATCCGGGCTTCTCAGGAGTGTAAAATTCGCCTTCGGGTCGCAAATTATCAGCATGTCGTACTTGTGTGGGACGCTCTCCAGGTTGGAACTTTGGTTTCTCTGGTGAATAGAAATCACCTTCTGGTTTCAAATTGTCTTCTGGCTTCTTTTGAGTTGGACGTTCAGCGGGTCTAAACCCATGTTTTTCAGGAGTGTAAAACTCACCCTCAGGCCGAAGGTTGTCCTCTGGTCTAACTTGTGTGGGACGTTCCCCTGGTTgaaactttgttttttctggTGCATAAAACTCTCCTTCTGGTCTCAAATTATCTTCTGGCTTCTTTTGAGTTGGACGTTCAGCTGGTCTAAATCCGGGCTTCTCAGGAGTGTAAAATTCGCCTTCGGGTTTCAAATTATCAGCATGTCGTACTTGTGTGGGGCGCTCTCCAGGTTGGAACTTTGGTTTCTCTGGTGAATAGAAATCACCTTCTGGTTTCAAATTATCCTCTGGCCGTTTCTGAGTTGGACGTTCTGCTGGCCTATATCCAGGTTTTTCTGGAGTGTAAAATTCACCCTCAGGCCGAAGGTTGTCCTCTGGTCTAACTTGTGTAGGACGTTCTCCTGGTTgaaactttgttttttctggTGCATAAAACTCTCCTTCTGGTCTCAAATTATCTTCTGGCTTCTTTTGAGTTGGACGTTCAGCTGGTCTAAATCCGGGCTTCTCAGGAGTGTAAAATTCGCCTTCGGGTCGCAAATTATCAGCATGTCGTACTTGTGTGGGACGCTCTCCAGGTTGGAACTTTGGTTTCTCTGGTGAATAGAAATCACCTTCTGGTTTCAAATTGTCTTCTGGCTTCTTTTGAGTTGGACGTTCAGCGGGTCTAAACCCATGTTTTTCAGGAGTGTAAAACTCACCCTCAGGCCGAAGGTTGTCCTCTGGTCTAACTTGTGTGGGACGTTCCCCTGGTTgaaactttgttttttctggTGCATAAAACTCTCCTTCTGGTCTCAAATTATCTTCTGGCTTCTTTTGAGTTGGACGTTCAGCTGGTCTAAATCCGGGCTTCTCAGGAGTGTAAAATTCACCCTCAGGCCTAAGGTTGTCCTCTGGTCTAACTTGTGTAGGACGTTCTCCTGGTTGATACTTTGATTTTTCTGGTGTATAGAACTCGCCTTCTGGTCTCAAATTATCTTCTGGCTTCTTTTGAGTTGGACGTTCAGCTGGTCTAAATCCGGGCTTCTCAGGAGTGTAAAATTCGCCTTCGGGTCGCAAGTTGTCAGCATGTCTAACTTGTGTGGGACGCTCTCCAGGTTGGAACTTTGGTTTCTCTGGTGAATAGAACTCGCCTTCTGGTCTCAAATTATCTTCTGGCTTTTTCTGAGTTGGACGTTCAGCTGGTCTAAACCCAGGTTTTTCAGGAGTGTAAAACTCACCCTCAGGCCTAAGGTTGTCCTCTGGTCTAACTTGTGTAGGACGTTCTCCTGGTTGGAACTTTGACTTTTCTGGTGTATAGAACTCGCCTTCTGGTCTCAAATTATCTTCTGGTTTCTTCTGAACTGGACGTTCAGCAGGCCTAAATCCAGGTTTTTCGGGAGTGTAAAATTCACCCTCAGGGCGAAGGTTGTCCCCTGGTCTAACTTGTGTTGGACGTTCTCCTGGTTGAAACTGTGCCTTTTCGGGTGTATAGAACTCGCCTTCTGGTCTCAAATTATCTTCTGGCTTCTTCTGAACTGGACGTTCAGCAGGCCTAAATCCAGGTTTTTCTGGAGTGTAAAACTCGCCTTCTGGTTGCAAATTGTCAGCATGTCTTACTTGCGTGGGACGCTCTCCTGGTTGGAATTTTATCTTCTCTGGTTTATAGAATTCTCCTTCTGGTTTCAAATTGTCTTCTGGTTTCGTTTGTGTAGGACGTTCAGCAGGTCTAAATCCGGGTTTTTCAGGCGTATAAAACTCTCCTTCCGATTTAAGATTATCAATTGGTTTGATTTGTTCCGGCCTACTCACAAATGTGTATTCTTCTTTTACGTCAAATATCATTTCTCCTTCTGTTTTGAGATTGTCTTTTCTTATTACTCGTGTTGTCTGTTCCGCTGGTGCATACGAGATCTTTTCCGGCACTATGAATTCACCTTCAGGGCGGAGATTGTCCTCTGGTTTCTTTTGTAACGGGCGTTCTGTTGATTGATAGACTGGTTTGTCGGGAGTGTAGAAATCTCCTTCCGGTTTTAGGTTgtctttatatttaatttgagtAGGTTTTTCTGCTGGAACatacgttgttttttctggcaTATAAAATTCACCTTCAGATTTGAGGTTATCAGTGGGTTTGACTGGCAGAGGCCTTATTACATATTGATATTCCTCTTTTTCCGTAAATGTCATTTCTCCTTCACTGCGCAAGTTGTCTTTTCTAATTATGCGTTCCGTTCTTTCAGCCGGTTGGAATGGAATTTTTTCGGGAACTATAAATTCTCCCTCAGGTTTCAAATTGTCCTCGGGTTTTATTAAAGTGACTTGCTCGTCAATGTCGTACAAAAGTTTTAATCGAGATTCTTCGAGATCCTTTTTAGACCAAGTGTTGGACCTTATTCGCGTTTGAGATTCGTCCAGCAAAtctattaattaacaaaaaacgcagttcttaatttaaacaaaggatatattgtatatactataGACTTTACCTATAGTCTCTATTATAGCATCCGTCTTCTTAACGCTTGAAGCACAATGGTGGCGACTGAAAtgagcatacatatatgatattttgatataaaatgcTAATTTAAAGCCAATTATAAAGAACCAACATTTCTAAAAGCTAATTATTTATATTGCTTACCCGCAAGTGCAGAT
It includes:
- the LOC126756767 gene encoding uncharacterized protein LOC126756767 isoform X44, whose amino-acid sequence is MVSKGSKKKQQQISVSDSKNAASTSSTTSSSSKTVVHTAGTEAASTSSSAVGVTSTSSPTWTKTSQTLQKSESAASNKSMLATTHSGTQSQLQSTLFKSSSSSSSHTESRSEQKQRRQQIEQQQQQQQEQLYEIVSDVGSIGGGQSAPIASIMSDTLKSTKASSSSSSFQQKSEYYEEISNDFSNAKIISSIDLLESDKKEPVFSVPIDVIEIVGSGSSSIGSNYNKAYLSSSQSQTGIMTSTSSSNFAHIESASSSSKVIDGGITITDMSTENSKSISSTSNTAKSGKVTSTNVEMTSSSNKFLTNDVNNSSTEVNSYTSYSTIDGKAINGATTPVIAPLITSPAKTQQTSTAFTKSTQRAIDDDSHSITSTAHSEITSQGDSTSLTETAKNLKSDVVVSGSSRQLASNVTNKSTKKSSIIEQNISEQTIEESSLKKSKSTSKKEVYDVKTKRWTELNEKTGTGATNKKQPTIERYVSRESDGTYKITYKKKIFDQRANKWKIVEEKTVDSAHDTHYPEIVDDVINTTTTTYTTKVYDTKTGEWKIVEEKSFVDSKAFVPNDIVREIEKDNTDVANITTTTEVTKIFDASLNDWRVLDEKTHTDVIERIVETPKKTIYIDEFVEIEKNVQITEDSENITNERTNTSKRKDITTNIYDEVDDVKREKLTTSDSRIRGVDKKETFGSKHTDMCICEICTCGRHHCASSVKKTDAIIETIDLLDESQTRIRSNTWSKKDLEESRLKLLYDIDEQVTLIKPEDNLKPEGEFIVPEKIPFQPAERTERIIRKDNLRSEGEMTFTEKEEYQYVIRPLPVKPTDNLKSEGEFYMPEKTTYVPAEKPTQIKYKDNLKPEGDFYTPDKPVYQSTERPLQKKPEDNLRPEGEFIVPEKISYAPAEQTTRVIRKDNLKTEGEMIFDVKEEYTFVSRPEQIKPIDNLKSEGEFYTPEKPGFRPAERPTQKKPEDNLRPEGDFYSPEKPKFQPGERPTQVRHADNLKPEGEFYTPEKPGFRPAERPTQKKPEDNLRPEGEFYAPEKTKFQPGERPTQVRPEDNLRPEGEFYTPEKHGFRPAERPTQKKPEDNLKPEGDFYSPEKPKFQPGERPTQVRHADNLRPEGEFYTPEKPGFRPAERPTQKKPEDNLRPEGEFYAPEKTKFQPGERPTQVRPEDNLRPEGEFYTPEKPGYRPAERPTQKRPEDNLKPEGEFYTPEKTKFQPGERPTQVRPEDNLRPEGEFYTPEKPGFRPAERPVQKKPEDNLRPEGEFYTPEKTKFQPGERPTQVRPEDNLRPEGEFYTPEKPGFRPAERPTQKKPEDNLRPEGEFYAPEKTKFQPGERPTQVRPEDNLRPEGEFYTPEKPGYRPAERPTQKRPEDNLKPEGDFYSPEKPKFQPGERPTQVRHADNLKPEGEFYTPEKPGFRPAERPTQKKPEDNLRPEGEFYTPEKTKFQPGERPTQVRPEDNLRPEGEFYTPEKPGFRPAERPVQKKPEDNLRPEGEFYTPEKTKFQPGERPTQVRPEDNLRPEGEFYTPEKTGFRPAERPTQKRPEDNLKPEGDFYSPEKPKFQPGERPTQVRHADNLRPEGEFYTPEKPGFRPAERPTQKRPEDNLKPEGDFYSPEKTKFQPGERPTQVRPEDNLRPEGEFYTPEKPGYRPAERPTQKRPEDNLKPEGEFYKHEKPTYQPAERPTQKKPIDNLKPEGEFLVPEKEMYKPAEKIERVIRKDNLRTEGEMTFETKEEYQFVIRPNQVKPTDNLKPEGEFYAPEKSIYKPAEKPLQIRHEDNLKPEGEFYTPQKPGFTPAERPIQKRPEDNLRPEGEFYVPDKQEFKAAERPTQLKPEDNLRPEGEFMIPEKEIYKPAEKTVRVVRKDNLRSEGEIIFEKKEEYQFVNRPEQVKPVDNLRPEGEFYTPEKPKYQPAEKPVQIRHKDNLKPEGEFYTPEKPGFEPAERPTQKKPQDNLRQEGEFYAPDKPDYQSADRPIAKKPEDNLRPEGEFTIPQKTPYQPAEKVERIVRKDNLRSEGEMTFETKEEYQFVVRPEQLKPTDNLKPEGEFYAPEKSKYQPAEKPLIIRREDNLKPDGEFYKPQKVDFVPADRPSPVKHEDNLKPEGEFYTPEKPGYRPAERPTQKKPLDNLRPEGEFTVPEKTTYTPAERTERIIRKDNLRTEGEMIFEVKEDYQFVNRPEQVKPIDNLKPEGEFYTPEKPMYQVSERPSQIKPEDNLRPEGAFTVPEKLVYKPAEKVERIIRKDNLRSEGEMNFERKEEYTFVIRPDQIKPTDNLKPEGDFYTPEKPKYQAAETPLVIRREDNLKPEGEFYIPEKTSYRPAERPIQKKPEDNLRTEGEFYSPEKSDYIPAERPTQKKPKDNLRPEGEFYTPGKPGYRPAEKVERIIRKDNLRTEGEMTFETKEKYEFVSRPEQVKPTDNLKPEGEFYTPEKPKFQPGERPSQVKHVDNLRPEGEFYTPQKPGYKPAERPTQKRPEDNLKPEGEFYSPDKPKFQPGERPSQVKHADNLRPEGEFYTPEKPGYKPAERPVQKRPEDNLKPEGEFYSPDKPKFQPGERPSQVKHADNLRPEGEFYTPEKPGYKPAERPVQKRPEDNLKPEGEFYSPDKPKFQPGERPSQVKHADNLRPEGEFYTPEKPGYKPAERPVQKRPEDNLKPEGEFYSPDKPKFQPGERPSQVKHADNLRPEGEFYTPEKPGYKPAERPVQKRPEDNLKPEGEFYSPDKPKFQPGERPSQVKHADNLRPEGEFYTPEKPGYKPAERPVQKRPEDNLKPEGEFYSPDKPKFQPGERPSQVKHADNLRPEGEFYTPEKPGYKPAERPVQKRPEDNLKPEGEFYSPDKPKFQPGERPSQVKHADNLRPEGEFYTPEKPGYKPAERPVQKRPEDNLKPEGEFYSPDKPKFRHGERPSQVKHADNLRPEGEFYKPEKPGYKPAERPVPKKPQDNLKSEGNIYVPEKIAFRPAEKSERIIRKDNLRTEGEIIFTEKTEYEFVKKPDQIKPTDNLRPEGEFYKVEKPSYKSGERPVVKKPKDNLKVEGEFTVPEKTSFKPAEKTKRIVRKDNLHMEGEMTFAEKNQYQYVNRPEKVVPSDNLRTEGEFYTPDKPGFKPAEKVRRVIHKDNLRMEGEMTFTETEKHVGVKRPDKIVPRNNLKPEGTFYSKEKQQYQPAERPKQVKPEDNLRPEGHMYISSTDRTDSKLLKTATEKVVVKRPVDNLKLEGTLQVSRRDDYNEKQSSRLDSTKVVQKAVRSKYSHNKSSITLGEDNAILKTTNQMNFVSGKQAIPAANVSSDKPVDGLVVVSTKKVTTVIGGRVKKEPETEYVKRQERVNVIENVAKTNNVKNIVNVENKHDEAISMTENRIRKENKMIDTRMNASSHESSSAQFKTSKIGNTSERVLSSTTMGEVTGQTHSTQCKFGEMQSASAKLNAAGSAKFMSDQTHTTQQKSTAVESCSSKTKSSSSAATVSKHFHHRRSDFTADTNVTNSVFHRKSISNDSNQIGSLTSNGKIHRKSILNLHEEPSSSVFPSERQSYSSIHRQSREQQDNNNSFLVSERRHFNTLSQSQSRDQTSKSCNVHKTSSSSGIEFPSYSKHSERTVSRRNVNQSSISLGIDGASSTTLYRSEYKTVPSTTCAIHKIKEGAFQHTRNTNEHKFFKTVKN